Genomic segment of Bacteroidota bacterium:
CATCAGCGTTTGAAGTGGTGAGTGCAATTCCTTCGCACGCACGCGCGTAAAGCAATTTGTTGTATTCGTCATCAATATCCGGATCGTCGAGCACCTGGTTGAAATAATCCAGCGCCTTTGCATTGTCTCCTTCTGATGCATAAAGTTTTCCCAGAAAATATTTATAATATTTTTTGATGAGCGGACGTTTGTCTTTCTCCAGGAGATCAGAATAGAATTTGATGAAATAATCTGTTCCGAATCCATCGATCACGGTCCACACTTCATCAAAGTTGATGAGATTCTCACTCGAGAATATCGGGTAGATGACCTGCGCACGCTCGGGATTTGCGGCGACCATAGAAGCAAGAACAAGTTTCAGTTCACGGTTCTTCACAGAATATTCAAAAAGTTTCCACCAGTTAACCGGGTTGAACCAGAAATACCATTGATCATTCTCGAATAAATATTCTCTTTCAAAACGCAACTGATTGGAATAATTCAGCGTCATCACTGCGAGATTGTACTGTTCTTTTCCCCACGTGGTAGAAATATGTAGCTCGTCAAAATTTTGCGCTTTAATATTCCGCTGTTCACTTTCAGCCGTTAGTCCTTCATAATACAACGCACGTGCAAGTCCGATGGAATGCCATCCGAAACCGGGAGTCGATCCCTGCTTTTCGATCACCTGGCTGAGCAAAGTGTCGGCGAGATCAGGACGCGCACGGAACTCATCGAGATTGCCGCGCATATAATAAAATTCGCGCGTACGTTTTTCGGAAGTTCCTTCCCGTTGTTCTGCTTCATGAAAATAATCGTCGGCCGTTTTAAAATCTCCCAATGCATATTTGAATTCTGCATAATTGTTACTGCTGTAATAACCGGTGCGGAGAAGAATGTCGTAATAATAATTCGCGGAATCGATATTGAGTTTGTAATCGAAGAGTATCGCTTTGTAATGATAAACGTAGAGGTATTGCTGGTTGATGAACGTTGCATCGAAGATCCCCACATTCAGTTCTGCATTCTGCTGGTAAGTGGTGATCGCAGAATCGAGATACATCATCGCAACAGAATCATTGGCAGCGACAGAATTTTTCAGGAATTTAAAATTCTTCGAAGTATAAACACGATTCCTGTGATAGATCCACGCCATCGTGTTGTACGTATCTATCCCGTTTTCATACTGCAATCTTTTGTCGCGCACATGTTCGAGCACTGCAAACGCTTTGTCCGGCTCATCAATATTCTGGTAACTCTGTTCGAGCCAATAAGCGATCGTACAATAATCATTCTGGAGCGGACTCACTTTTAAATAACTGAAAAGGTCATTCGTGCGTGTACGCAACTGCGCATCGAATTCTTTTTCCATCAGTCGCATTGCATTCGAAAGCGGAACAACGACCTGTGTGAAACCGAGTTTATCATTCGCACGATAAAAATGAAACGCACCCATATACATATAGCCAACGTAATACGATGTGTCCATCCGGATGAATTCCCTCGCCTTCTCCAGCGTTTTTTCGTCTTCGTAAGAAAGTGAACGCCGGTCGGCATCGATCTGTTCGCGCACGGATTGCGCACGCATCACCTGCGGAAAAAAAATAATTGCCACACTCATCATTGCTATACAACGACAATCAGATAAAATAAACAGCAATATTTTTTTCAACGCAGTTCTCATTGAGAAATATGCAGGCGGGTGAGGCGTTCAAGTTCTTTATCGACGACCTGCGCCAGTGCAACGCGCGATGCTTCTTTATTACGGAAGATCAAACGGTGATGAAGCACAGGGCGTGAAATGGCGCGGATATCATCTTCAATCACATAATTTCTTCCGTTCACCAGCGCCCACGATTTTAAACATTTTATGAAAGTGATTCCTCCACGCGTTGAACAACCGAGCGCGATCTCAGGGTGACGGCGCGTATTCTGCGCGATGCTCACCACGGCTTTCACAAGTTCAGGATGAACAAAAATTGCTTCCGACTGTTTCTGCAATTCCACCACATCGTGATAAGAAAGAACTTGCTTCACATTCGCTTTGATGTCGCCGATAGCGATGTAATTATTATAAATGTCGAGTTCCACATCTTCTGTTACATAACCGAAAGAAATTTTCATGTAGAAACGATCGAGCTGTGCAGCAGGAAGCGGATACGTTCCTTCCATCTCGATAGGGTTCTGCGTTGCGATCGCGAAAAATAATTTATCGAGATGCCAGGTGCGATCTCCAACGGAGATCTGGTTCTCTGCCATGCACTCGAGCAACGCGCTCTGAACTTTAGGTGATGCGCGATTGATCTCATCCGCAAGAAGAATATTCGTGAAGAGCGGACCTTTTTTGAAAATGAATTCTTTTTTCGAATCATCGAAAATATGTGAACCGATCAGATCCATCGGGAGAAGATCGGGCGTGAATTGAATCCTGCGGAAAGCAACTGTTCCTGTCACTTCCACCGGCGCTTCGTCGAGCCCGCCGGAAATGGATTGCGCAAGCGTTTTTGCAAGAACAGTTTTTCCTGCGCCCGGATTGTCTTCGAGCAGGATGTGCCCGCGCGAAAGAAGCGCAGTGATCACAAATTTTATTTCTTTTTCTTTTCCGCGGATGATCTTACTGATGTTATCAATAAGCAGCGGAATTTTATTGGGGCCGGTTGTCGGCGCTAAGTGGTCCGTCATGTTCTTTGTTTTTATTTTGGTCTGCTTCCAACGGTCTTCTGAAAAAACGATTTGCGCGGGAAATGTTTGTGTAACTGATGAGAATTGAGAAAAATCCTTTTGCTTTTCTTGCAGATGAGAGAATGGATGAAGCGAAATTGCGGATGATCTGCTCATCACCATTCATCATTTGTCCACCGGAATATTTCAGCCGCAGATAAACGTTCATGAAATTTCCGAACCCGTTTCTGAAAACCGGATCTGATTTTATGGTGGCGTACTCCAGCGGAGTTTCATTGGCGATCTCCGTTCCGCTCATGTGATAATGATAAAGCGCAAGACGATAAGCGCGGTCTGCTTTTTTCTTCGCCGCCGAAGATAATTTCATCCGCACAAAAAGTATCCA
This window contains:
- a CDS encoding MoxR family ATPase, which codes for MTDHLAPTTGPNKIPLLIDNISKIIRGKEKEIKFVITALLSRGHILLEDNPGAGKTVLAKTLAQSISGGLDEAPVEVTGTVAFRRIQFTPDLLPMDLIGSHIFDDSKKEFIFKKGPLFTNILLADEINRASPKVQSALLECMAENQISVGDRTWHLDKLFFAIATQNPIEMEGTYPLPAAQLDRFYMKISFGYVTEDVELDIYNNYIAIGDIKANVKQVLSYHDVVELQKQSEAIFVHPELVKAVVSIAQNTRRHPEIALGCSTRGGITFIKCLKSWALVNGRNYVIEDDIRAISRPVLHHRLIFRNKEASRVALAQVVDKELERLTRLHISQ